Proteins encoded together in one Entomobacter blattae window:
- a CDS encoding 2-oxoglutarate dehydrogenase E1 component: protein MSGKDVLMEALNAENAAYVAEQYLQWAKDPHTVDLTFAQFFKNLGDEASVVFEDALGASWSSLSRGREAKEEDQGVLGPAKDASQALQNQEAVSDSVYALQLVRAYRVNGHLEAQLDPLGLQRSQVHPDLALQTYGFSEHDLDRPVFTGNSTQDLLKSEVVTIRQLYQALRTVYCGAVGAEFMHIQNVEQRRWLMHRLEKAEWLQNRPREDQLAILAQLTEAEAFEVFCQKKYVGTKRFGLEGGESSIVALHAIIDRVVSGGVRSVDLGMAHRGRLNTLANVVGKPYEAIFSEFSGTSTQPDGLLGAGDVKYHLGAQATRTINGHEVTLVLHPNPSHLEAVDPVVVGSVRAIQDADSEPHSRYRHMALLIHGDAAFSGQGVVYETMAMSQLIGYRTGGTIHVVINNQIGFTTVSAHAFSGQYCTDIAKSVQAPILHVNGDNPETVQYCAQLAADFRQKFAADIVLEIVCYRRHGHNEADEPSFTQPVMYQAIHSHPSTRNLYAQHLVQEGALTAGEVQTLWEMFYHRLEEAYQKTQNFQRQPVQASALAWAGQGRQGEDSSSPVTGVAEETLQKIGVALNTRPEGFSVHPKIVRQMKARSEIFRQNGPIDWATAEALAFGSLLLEGARVRLSGEDCQRGTFSQRHAVLIDQKNQNEYMPLNNIAPGQASFEVYNSLLSEFGVLGFEYGYSLYSPGVLVLWEAQFGDFSNGAQVIIDQFLASGESKWQRFSGLVMLLPHGYEGQGPEHSSARVERFLQLCAQNNIQVCMPTTPANYFHLLRRQLCQSVRKPLVVMTPKSLLRNTLVTSSLKEMQTNTAFQAVIQTSLGSKPVRRVVVCSGKVYYDLLVASQERQVDDIVLVRLEQFFPFPLQEMTRILAHYPESEMMWCQEEPQNMGGWFFVEPYLESILLSLGRKEYFPLGGPYSTRFAYAGRKAAASPAAGLLSIHQQEQQALLEKALL from the coding sequence ATGTCCGGTAAAGATGTTCTGATGGAGGCATTGAATGCTGAAAATGCCGCCTATGTGGCCGAGCAATATTTACAGTGGGCAAAAGACCCCCACACGGTTGACCTCACCTTTGCCCAATTTTTTAAAAATCTTGGCGATGAAGCCTCTGTGGTGTTTGAAGATGCACTAGGGGCTTCATGGTCATCTTTATCAAGGGGAAGAGAGGCAAAAGAAGAGGACCAGGGCGTGCTCGGGCCGGCAAAGGACGCTTCGCAAGCGCTCCAAAATCAAGAGGCTGTATCAGATAGTGTCTATGCTCTTCAGTTGGTAAGAGCTTATCGAGTGAATGGGCATCTTGAGGCCCAGCTCGATCCTTTAGGGTTACAACGCTCGCAAGTTCATCCTGATTTGGCTCTACAGACCTATGGCTTTAGTGAGCATGATTTGGATCGTCCTGTTTTTACAGGCAATAGTACCCAAGACCTCTTAAAAAGTGAAGTGGTCACCATACGTCAGCTTTATCAGGCCCTTCGTACAGTCTATTGCGGTGCTGTAGGGGCCGAGTTTATGCATATACAGAATGTGGAGCAGCGGCGGTGGCTCATGCATCGGTTAGAAAAGGCAGAATGGTTACAAAACAGGCCCCGAGAAGACCAGTTAGCTATTCTTGCCCAGTTGACAGAAGCGGAAGCTTTTGAAGTTTTTTGTCAGAAAAAATATGTAGGCACTAAACGTTTTGGGCTGGAGGGAGGGGAAAGTAGCATTGTGGCCCTTCATGCTATTATTGATCGGGTTGTCTCTGGGGGCGTTCGTTCTGTAGATTTGGGAATGGCTCATAGAGGCCGATTGAATACGTTAGCCAATGTGGTTGGCAAGCCCTATGAGGCGATTTTTTCCGAATTTTCTGGTACTTCTACCCAACCAGATGGTTTGCTGGGGGCTGGAGATGTGAAATACCATCTTGGGGCGCAGGCAACCCGTACGATCAATGGCCATGAAGTGACATTGGTGCTCCACCCCAATCCTTCTCATCTGGAAGCTGTGGACCCGGTTGTGGTTGGCAGTGTCAGGGCTATTCAAGATGCTGATAGTGAGCCTCATAGCCGTTATCGGCATATGGCACTGCTTATCCATGGGGATGCCGCTTTTTCCGGTCAGGGCGTTGTTTACGAGACCATGGCCATGTCCCAGTTAATCGGCTATCGTACAGGGGGAACAATCCATGTGGTTATTAATAACCAGATCGGGTTTACAACGGTTTCGGCCCATGCCTTTTCTGGTCAGTATTGTACAGATATTGCAAAATCTGTGCAGGCTCCCATTCTTCATGTGAATGGGGATAACCCAGAAACTGTACAATATTGTGCTCAATTAGCAGCAGATTTCCGCCAGAAATTTGCAGCAGATATAGTTTTAGAAATTGTCTGTTATCGTAGGCATGGGCATAATGAGGCTGATGAGCCGTCCTTTACCCAACCGGTTATGTATCAGGCCATTCATTCTCACCCTAGTACGCGCAATCTTTATGCCCAACATCTTGTGCAGGAAGGAGCCTTAACTGCGGGAGAGGTGCAGACGTTATGGGAGATGTTTTATCATCGGTTGGAAGAGGCCTATCAGAAAACCCAAAATTTCCAGCGTCAGCCTGTTCAGGCCAGTGCGTTAGCCTGGGCTGGTCAGGGTAGGCAGGGAGAAGACTCGAGCAGCCCGGTAACAGGGGTTGCTGAGGAAACCTTGCAGAAAATTGGGGTGGCGTTAAATACCCGCCCGGAAGGATTTTCTGTCCATCCGAAAATTGTACGCCAAATGAAGGCTCGATCAGAGATTTTTCGTCAGAATGGCCCTATAGACTGGGCTACAGCCGAGGCCCTGGCTTTTGGGAGCCTATTGTTGGAGGGGGCTCGAGTCAGGCTTTCTGGTGAAGATTGCCAAAGGGGAACCTTTAGCCAACGCCATGCGGTGTTGATCGATCAAAAAAACCAGAATGAATATATGCCCCTTAATAACATTGCTCCTGGGCAGGCCTCCTTTGAGGTGTATAATTCCTTGCTTTCAGAGTTTGGGGTTTTGGGTTTTGAGTATGGTTACTCTCTTTATAGCCCGGGGGTTTTGGTCTTGTGGGAAGCCCAGTTTGGTGACTTTTCAAACGGTGCACAGGTTATTATTGATCAGTTTTTGGCCTCGGGTGAGTCCAAATGGCAACGTTTTTCAGGCTTGGTCATGCTCTTACCCCATGGATATGAAGGCCAAGGCCCCGAACATTCTTCTGCCAGGGTCGAGCGGTTTTTGCAGCTTTGTGCACAAAATAATATCCAAGTTTGCATGCCCACCACGCCTGCCAATTATTTTCACCTTCTGAGGCGGCAATTATGCCAATCTGTACGGAAGCCTTTGGTGGTGATGACGCCTAAGTCACTCTTGCGCAATACCCTAGTGACCTCTTCTTTGAAAGAAATGCAGACGAATACGGCGTTCCAGGCGGTTATACAAACATCACTGGGCAGCAAACCAGTCAGGCGCGTTGTCGTCTGTTCGGGTAAGGTTTACTATGATTTGCTTGTTGCCAGTCAGGAAAGACAGGTTGATGATATTGTGCTAGTTCGCCTAGAGCAGTTCTTTCCCTTTCCCTTACAGGAAATGACGAGAATTCTTGCCCATTATCCTGAGTCTGAAATGATGTGGTGCCAGGAAGAACCACAAAATATGGGAGGATGGTTTTTTGTTGAACCTTATCTGGAATCCATCCTTTTGTCCTTAGGCCGTAAGGAGTATTTCCCTCTCGGGGGCCCATATTCGACACGGTTTGCTTATGCCGGCCGTAAAGCTGCGGCAAGTCCTGCTGCGGGGTTATTAAGTATTCACCAGCAAGAGCAGCAAGCATTGTTGGAAAAAGCTCTATTGTAA
- a CDS encoding LexA family transcriptional regulator produces the protein MSHNIITHAKATVEKTQSDIQAHERVARLRQAVKNAGGNLKVAQLSGIPLSTLNSYMSGRDFKLSTAIELCKICNITIEWLATGKAIPDTTFPQQSPQPVNVHMMHYGFNPTTIQAPEGYTNIPYYKISSAVYTDIITRTNVHGYCHFQQNWLDSTIPRPPNSLLALTGLGQTMEPTLRHHDILLIDTTSTQIVDGAIYTLVVNNTILVKRLILLASGEIRLMNDNDRYPSQVISTAPTESFPLPNILGQAVWHSGLLL, from the coding sequence ATGTCTCACAACATTATTACCCACGCCAAAGCTACGGTGGAAAAGACGCAATCAGATATCCAAGCTCATGAACGCGTAGCGCGTTTGCGCCAGGCCGTAAAAAACGCGGGCGGTAACCTTAAGGTTGCCCAACTCAGCGGAATTCCCCTTAGTACATTAAATAGTTATATGAGTGGGCGCGACTTCAAGCTTTCTACAGCTATTGAATTATGTAAAATTTGCAATATCACAATAGAATGGCTTGCCACAGGTAAAGCTATTCCAGACACTACCTTTCCGCAGCAATCTCCCCAGCCAGTCAATGTCCATATGATGCATTACGGCTTCAATCCCACAACAATTCAAGCACCTGAAGGGTATACGAATATCCCCTATTACAAAATCTCTTCGGCCGTTTATACTGATATTATAACTCGTACAAACGTGCATGGTTATTGCCATTTTCAGCAAAACTGGCTTGATAGTACAATACCTCGTCCGCCAAACAGTTTATTAGCGTTAACAGGATTAGGGCAAACTATGGAACCGACCTTGCGCCATCATGATATTTTACTGATTGATACAACGAGTACCCAAATCGTAGATGGCGCCATCTATACGCTTGTGGTCAACAACACTATTTTAGTAAAGCGGCTTATTTTATTAGCCTCGGGAGAAATACGCTTGATGAATGACAATGATCGCTACCCCTCCCAGGTAATCTCTACAGCGCCAACAGAGAGTTTTCCTTTACCAAACATTTTAGGGCAAGCAGTATGGCATTCTGGACTTTTGCTTTAA
- a CDS encoding response regulator transcription factor: MRILLVEDDLAMQHSVSKALDLVGFVVECCSTNQEGLERIKYYDYDVIIVDLTEDTLGEDLIRKIRGCQIDSPIICLSSVDKAQIKVGVFAAGADDYLVKPFASVELVARVQAVLRRFHGFSESVLKVGDVHLNLNTKEAAIGDMPLHLTGKESAILELLMLRKGTVLSKETFLNHLYGGMDEPEIKIVDVFICKIRKKMQQVGLHNAITTLWGRGYMLREENAMRYPYKKRDAQQLSSSLSMEAD, from the coding sequence ATGCGTATTCTGCTCGTAGAAGATGATCTTGCGATGCAGCACTCAGTCTCTAAGGCGCTTGATTTGGTAGGTTTCGTAGTAGAGTGCTGTTCGACCAATCAGGAAGGTCTGGAAAGAATTAAATATTATGACTATGATGTCATAATCGTTGATCTGACCGAAGATACTCTTGGTGAGGACCTGATTAGAAAGATCAGGGGCTGTCAGATTGATAGTCCTATCATATGCCTCTCATCAGTGGATAAAGCTCAGATCAAGGTAGGTGTTTTTGCCGCTGGTGCAGATGATTATCTGGTCAAACCTTTTGCCTCGGTAGAGTTGGTGGCACGGGTACAGGCTGTTTTGCGCAGATTTCATGGGTTTAGTGAATCTGTTTTAAAGGTGGGAGATGTCCATCTCAACCTTAACACCAAAGAAGCCGCTATTGGTGATATGCCCTTGCACCTTACTGGGAAAGAAAGTGCTATTCTTGAATTGCTTATGCTCAGGAAAGGGACTGTTCTCAGTAAAGAGACTTTTTTGAATCATCTTTATGGGGGAATGGATGAGCCCGAAATAAAGATTGTTGACGTTTTTATCTGTAAAATCAGGAAAAAAATGCAACAAGTGGGTTTGCATAACGCCATCACCACCCTATGGGGCCGAGGCTATATGCTAAGAGAGGAAAATGCCATGCGTTACCCTTACAAAAAACGTGATGCCCAACAGCTGTCTTCTTCGCTTTCCATGGAAGCCGATTAG
- a CDS encoding helix-turn-helix domain-containing protein: protein MTREKKGRIPSVKVKNSSSHANPIDVYVGRRIRQRRMFLGISQEKLGEALGLTFQQVQKYEKAINRVGASRLFDLSRVLGVGISFFFEDAEHEAFDISSLSTEQQSGIWVVHEEKKSFSRKGAVNTLVEDKHAFDTLFFSSKETIDLLKAYYKIEDQNIRKKILELVKTLSIK, encoded by the coding sequence ATGACCAGAGAAAAAAAAGGCCGTATCCCTTCTGTTAAGGTAAAAAATAGCTCCTCACACGCTAATCCCATTGATGTATATGTTGGAAGGCGTATTCGCCAACGGCGAATGTTTCTTGGAATCTCGCAAGAAAAATTGGGTGAGGCCTTGGGGCTGACTTTCCAACAGGTGCAAAAATACGAGAAGGCCATAAACCGGGTTGGTGCTTCACGTTTGTTTGATTTATCAAGGGTGTTAGGGGTTGGTATCTCCTTCTTTTTTGAAGATGCTGAACATGAAGCTTTTGATATATCTTCCCTTTCAACTGAGCAACAAAGCGGTATCTGGGTTGTGCATGAGGAGAAAAAATCATTCTCTCGAAAAGGAGCCGTAAATACCTTGGTAGAAGATAAGCATGCATTTGACACATTATTTTTTTCAAGTAAAGAAACGATAGATCTTTTAAAGGCTTACTATAAAATTGAGGATCAGAATATAAGAAAAAAGATCCTTGAACTTGTAAAGACCTTGTCCATAAAATAA
- a CDS encoding aspartate-semialdehyde dehydrogenase, with translation MSYRVAVVGATGAVGREMLKTLAERQFPIKDIVALASSRSAGREVSFGEDRVLKVQSLENFDFKGWDVALFSPGASVSSVYAPKAAQAGCIVVDNTSYFRMEPDVPLVVPEVNPEALKKIKRGIVANPNCSTIQMVVALKPLHDLFTIKRVVVSTYQATGGAGKSGMDELLHQTRASLVGDAIKPEQFTKQIAFNCIPHIDRFMEDGFTKEEWKMMVETKKILDPDISVSATCVRVPVFIGHGESVNVEFEDPVDLALARKTLNASPGVILHDKREDGGYVTPLECVGEDASYVSRLRVDPTVKNGLSFWCVSDNLRKGAALNAIQIAEALIALDILGNKEAQKIFS, from the coding sequence ATGTCTTATCGTGTTGCCGTTGTTGGTGCGACAGGTGCTGTTGGCAGAGAAATGCTAAAAACCCTGGCAGAAAGGCAATTTCCTATAAAAGATATTGTAGCCCTTGCTTCCAGCCGCTCGGCAGGGCGTGAAGTTTCCTTTGGTGAAGATAGGGTTCTGAAAGTTCAAAGCCTCGAAAACTTTGATTTCAAAGGATGGGATGTAGCCTTATTTTCTCCTGGGGCCTCAGTCTCCTCTGTTTATGCGCCAAAAGCAGCTCAGGCAGGCTGTATTGTTGTTGACAATACCTCCTATTTCCGAATGGAGCCTGATGTTCCCCTCGTTGTGCCAGAGGTCAACCCCGAGGCCCTCAAGAAAATAAAACGAGGTATTGTTGCCAACCCCAACTGCTCTACCATACAAATGGTGGTTGCCCTTAAACCCTTGCACGATCTTTTTACCATAAAAAGGGTCGTGGTCTCAACCTATCAGGCTACCGGAGGCGCTGGAAAGAGTGGCATGGATGAACTCCTTCACCAAACACGGGCCAGCTTGGTAGGAGATGCCATAAAGCCTGAACAATTTACCAAGCAGATTGCCTTTAACTGTATCCCCCATATCGACCGCTTCATGGAAGATGGCTTTACCAAAGAAGAATGGAAAATGATGGTTGAGACCAAAAAAATTCTCGACCCGGATATTTCCGTAAGCGCCACCTGTGTACGAGTTCCTGTTTTTATTGGCCATGGTGAATCTGTCAATGTGGAGTTCGAAGATCCAGTTGACCTTGCCCTGGCCCGCAAAACATTAAATGCTTCGCCAGGGGTTATCCTTCATGATAAAAGGGAAGATGGTGGTTATGTCACCCCCTTGGAATGTGTGGGGGAAGATGCTTCGTATGTTTCGCGTTTACGGGTTGACCCAACCGTGAAAAATGGCCTTTCCTTCTGGTGTGTTTCAGACAATTTGCGCAAAGGGGCAGCTTTAAATGCCATACAAATTGCCGAGGCTCTTATTGCATTGGATATTCTGGGAAACAAAGAAGCTCAAAAAATCTTTAGTTAA
- a CDS encoding protein-tyrosine phosphatase family protein, which translates to MFKGPLITKKDYLHAWKDSLFLDHAIFRLVWTNFSPVIEEKVYRSNHPTPRRLKKMAETYQLKTLINLRGHRMCGSDALSRQASQDIKLSHIDMAFESRGAPHRDRILRFSEIYKTIEFPMLMHCKSGADRAGLASGLVILFEGGRAADALKQLHWQFGHFNRSRTGILDAFFYHYMNEAEGKIPFLEWVTYHYNEKALYHSFTTSKLSSFMVDRVLKRE; encoded by the coding sequence ATGTTTAAAGGGCCACTCATTACAAAAAAAGACTATCTGCATGCCTGGAAGGATAGTCTATTTCTCGATCACGCTATTTTTCGGCTTGTCTGGACTAATTTCTCTCCCGTCATTGAGGAAAAAGTTTACCGTAGTAATCACCCCACGCCAAGACGGCTGAAAAAAATGGCGGAAACCTACCAGCTCAAAACCCTCATCAACCTGCGCGGACATAGAATGTGCGGCTCAGATGCCCTGTCCCGGCAAGCAAGTCAAGATATAAAGCTTTCCCATATTGATATGGCTTTTGAAAGTCGTGGTGCCCCTCATAGAGATCGTATTCTGCGTTTTTCAGAAATTTACAAAACGATTGAATTTCCTATGTTAATGCACTGCAAGTCAGGCGCCGATAGAGCCGGTTTAGCATCCGGACTGGTCATTCTTTTTGAAGGGGGTCGCGCTGCCGATGCCCTTAAGCAACTGCATTGGCAATTCGGGCACTTTAATCGCTCTAGAACTGGCATACTTGATGCCTTTTTTTACCACTATATGAATGAGGCAGAAGGAAAAATACCTTTTCTAGAATGGGTTACCTACCACTATAACGAAAAAGCACTTTATCATAGCTTTACAACCAGTAAACTCTCTTCTTTCATGGTTGATCGCGTTTTAAAGCGGGAATGA
- the odhB gene encoding 2-oxoglutarate dehydrogenase complex dihydrolipoyllysine-residue succinyltransferase translates to MSVEIKVPELGESITTALVARWLKQPGEGVKVDDPLVELETDKVSIEIPAPVSGIMGDIYVNEGEEVEVGALLAMMTAGEAPSPEEDDPRKQVHRPSGGVHPPQPNVGLVSRPAPAPNPEDLQKGPQDYDGTGTAFSPHPMPAAKNLMQEHGVEVGAITSPTGRGGRITKADVLAFLEREKHSVASQQAGVGEGKASRESKPVGSREERVKMTRLRATIARRLKEAQNTAAILTTFNEVDMSAIIGLRKKYKEPFEKRHQGARLGFMSFFVRAAVKALAEFPVLNAEIDGEDIIYRDFMNIGIAVGGANGLVVPVLCRAEQLSFAEIEAGITQLGQKARAGQLKLEELAGGTFSITNGGIYGSMMSTPILNAPQSAILGMHSIKERPMAVEGQVVIRPMMYLALSYDHRIVDGKEAVSFLVKIKDYVEDPMRLLLDV, encoded by the coding sequence ATGTCGGTTGAAATTAAGGTTCCAGAGTTAGGGGAAAGTATTACAACAGCTCTTGTGGCCCGCTGGTTAAAGCAGCCAGGTGAGGGTGTTAAGGTGGATGACCCCCTTGTTGAACTAGAAACTGATAAGGTGAGTATTGAAATCCCTGCCCCCGTTTCAGGCATAATGGGAGATATTTACGTCAATGAAGGCGAAGAAGTTGAGGTGGGTGCCCTCTTGGCTATGATGACAGCAGGAGAGGCTCCATCTCCTGAAGAGGATGATCCCCGTAAACAGGTTCATCGCCCATCAGGTGGGGTGCACCCGCCCCAGCCTAATGTTGGCTTGGTTTCGCGCCCGGCACCTGCCCCCAATCCTGAGGATCTGCAGAAAGGTCCTCAGGATTATGATGGAACGGGAACGGCTTTTTCTCCTCATCCCATGCCCGCTGCCAAAAATTTAATGCAAGAACATGGGGTAGAAGTGGGGGCCATTACTTCTCCAACAGGTCGGGGGGGGCGCATTACCAAGGCCGATGTTTTGGCGTTTCTGGAACGTGAAAAACATTCGGTTGCTAGCCAGCAAGCTGGGGTTGGAGAAGGGAAAGCTTCTCGGGAGTCAAAGCCTGTAGGGTCAAGAGAAGAGCGTGTGAAAATGACGCGTTTGCGGGCAACCATTGCGCGCCGGTTGAAAGAGGCCCAAAATACAGCGGCCATTCTAACAACTTTTAATGAAGTGGATATGTCCGCTATTATTGGCTTGCGTAAAAAATACAAAGAGCCTTTTGAAAAGCGCCATCAGGGTGCACGTCTTGGTTTTATGTCCTTTTTTGTGAGGGCTGCTGTCAAGGCTTTGGCAGAATTTCCCGTGCTGAATGCTGAAATTGATGGGGAAGATATTATTTATCGTGATTTTATGAATATTGGCATTGCTGTGGGGGGGGCAAATGGGTTGGTTGTGCCTGTCTTGTGCAGGGCAGAGCAACTATCATTTGCTGAAATAGAGGCCGGTATTACGCAATTGGGCCAAAAGGCTCGGGCCGGCCAGCTTAAGCTTGAGGAATTGGCGGGGGGAACTTTTTCCATCACCAATGGCGGTATTTATGGTTCCATGATGTCTACTCCCATTTTAAACGCGCCCCAATCGGCTATTTTGGGAATGCATAGTATAAAAGAGCGCCCCATGGCTGTAGAAGGACAAGTGGTGATACGCCCCATGATGTATTTGGCCCTCTCTTATGATCACCGTATTGTAGATGGTAAAGAGGCTGTAAGTTTTCTGGTTAAAATTAAGGACTATGTTGAAGATCCTATGCGCCTCTTGCTTGATGTATAG
- a CDS encoding NAD kinase, with product MDPTLSSAPQPLSRKPKTPPTRLAFVAAPTPLAQQYRKKFTALYGNFAPEEAEVIISIGGDGFMLETLHKNFFLSLPVYGVNSGSVGFLMNPPFFENLPQRLVNSQESFLHPLRMYAVSASGTVEEALALNDVYLFRQTRQTAKIKITVDNTVRLEELVADGVLIATPAGSTAYNLSSHGPIVPLSAELLPLTPISAFRPRRWRGALLPSSSDVEFTVLEPEKRPVAAVADFTEIRNVVTVGVKEDKSAYISVLFDQNHSLAERIIAEQFTV from the coding sequence ATGGATCCTACGCTATCATCTGCACCGCAACCTCTTTCAAGAAAACCAAAAACACCTCCAACGCGTCTTGCGTTTGTTGCCGCTCCTACCCCCCTTGCCCAACAATATAGAAAGAAATTTACAGCCCTTTATGGCAACTTCGCACCAGAAGAGGCAGAAGTTATTATCAGTATTGGGGGTGACGGCTTTATGCTGGAAACCTTACACAAGAATTTTTTTCTTTCCCTTCCCGTTTACGGGGTTAATAGTGGTTCCGTAGGCTTCCTTATGAACCCCCCATTTTTTGAAAATCTTCCCCAACGCCTGGTTAATTCACAAGAATCATTTCTTCATCCCTTGCGTATGTACGCCGTAAGCGCTTCGGGTACGGTAGAGGAAGCCTTGGCCCTCAATGACGTTTACCTGTTCCGGCAAACCCGCCAAACAGCCAAAATAAAAATTACAGTCGATAATACGGTTAGGCTTGAAGAACTAGTGGCAGATGGGGTACTTATAGCAACCCCTGCGGGCTCTACGGCCTATAATCTCTCCAGTCATGGCCCGATTGTTCCCCTCTCTGCAGAGCTCTTACCGTTAACTCCCATTAGTGCCTTTAGACCGAGGAGATGGAGAGGGGCTCTTTTACCTTCTTCATCAGATGTAGAATTCACTGTCTTAGAGCCTGAAAAACGCCCTGTTGCGGCCGTAGCTGATTTTACAGAAATCAGAAATGTCGTAACCGTGGGCGTCAAAGAAGATAAAAGCGCCTATATCAGCGTACTCTTTGACCAAAACCATAGTTTGGCAGAAAGAATTATTGCCGAACAATTTACCGTTTAA
- a CDS encoding 2OG-Fe(II) oxygenase: MASITPLITLNYQAFEEAPIATKPSPHIVVPHFLNSENLKKILPALPTISKGGSYPPGALSLSAPMKALIAEMESPKLREAISKKFSIDVANAPSMLTLRGYSREKDGQIHTDSLSKKVTILLFLNEDSPKWDSHHGCLRFLNSPDNLDDYSAEIRPVNGTLVVFPNSSTSWHGYHTYVGPRFSIQLNYMHRDSKAQSELFRHKLSAFTKKISLLTH; encoded by the coding sequence ATGGCCAGCATCACACCCCTTATTACCCTGAACTACCAAGCTTTTGAGGAAGCTCCTATTGCCACAAAGCCTTCCCCTCATATTGTTGTTCCCCACTTTCTTAACTCAGAAAATTTAAAAAAAATTCTTCCCGCCCTTCCTACAATCTCTAAAGGGGGCTCATACCCGCCAGGGGCCCTTTCCCTTTCTGCCCCCATGAAAGCTTTAATTGCTGAAATGGAAAGCCCTAAACTGCGCGAAGCCATCAGCAAAAAATTTTCCATTGATGTTGCCAATGCTCCATCAATGCTCACCTTACGCGGATATAGCCGAGAAAAGGACGGACAAATCCATACAGACTCTCTTTCTAAAAAAGTTACCATCCTTCTTTTTCTGAATGAAGATAGCCCCAAATGGGACAGCCACCACGGTTGCCTACGTTTCTTGAATTCCCCTGACAATCTTGATGATTATAGTGCAGAAATTCGTCCGGTAAACGGCACTTTGGTGGTCTTTCCCAATAGTTCCACTTCATGGCACGGCTACCATACCTATGTAGGCCCCCGCTTTTCCATACAGCTTAATTACATGCACCGCGATAGCAAGGCGCAAAGTGAACTATTCCGCCATAAACTCTCTGCTTTTACAAAAAAAATCTCTCTTCTGACCCACTAA
- a CDS encoding extracellular solute-binding protein yields MLPRFSRFLFSFSLLSSLFSTQVAASRTKKTSDSPIKVMTISGALQEAQRLSLFLPFTTLHSSPRLNIATWSGQLEVLQDIIIHGKNAADLVMMDESDIDIACQKGLLIQMDQFTNTALPESSPKHPSSTPDNALASTISPCIIKNTAVPIHLVLSWDTKRFNRKPNWRDFWDISRNPGRRGLFKGAKGTLEIALLADNVAPEDIYAVLSTSAGVRRAFRKLNQIRPYISWWSSYTDSLTLLREGQVLMTSAAAEEIEAYNVNAQNKLGIQKNESLVTNLAWSVPAPYGRPLASGLDNVVTFISAPRQQTLFNKLFTLSTKAADKDPPSIEKPDHTTTKKLLPPSFQIDQNFWQNHYSDLQRRFMVWFSSP; encoded by the coding sequence ATGTTACCCCGCTTTTCCCGCTTTTTATTTTCTTTTTCTCTTCTCTCTTCTCTCTTTTCCACACAGGTTGCTGCCTCTCGTACCAAAAAAACAAGCGATAGCCCCATCAAAGTCATGACGATTAGCGGAGCCTTGCAGGAAGCCCAACGGCTAAGTCTTTTTTTGCCATTTACGACCCTTCATTCTTCCCCCCGTCTTAATATCGCAACATGGTCTGGTCAGCTGGAGGTTCTCCAAGATATCATTATTCATGGGAAAAATGCCGCCGATCTTGTTATGATGGATGAAAGTGACATTGATATCGCCTGCCAAAAAGGGCTTTTGATCCAAATGGATCAATTCACCAACACAGCTCTCCCGGAAAGCAGCCCTAAACATCCTTCCTCCACGCCAGATAATGCGCTTGCCAGTACCATTTCGCCGTGCATCATTAAAAATACAGCCGTACCCATTCATCTTGTCTTAAGTTGGGATACAAAACGTTTTAACCGGAAGCCTAACTGGCGGGATTTTTGGGATATTAGCCGAAATCCAGGTCGTAGAGGCCTTTTTAAAGGCGCTAAAGGAACCCTGGAAATTGCCTTGCTGGCTGATAACGTTGCCCCAGAAGATATCTACGCCGTGCTCTCAACATCTGCTGGTGTAAGAAGGGCTTTTCGGAAATTGAACCAAATTCGACCTTACATTAGTTGGTGGTCTTCTTATACTGATTCCCTTACCCTTCTGCGAGAAGGACAGGTTTTAATGACCAGTGCGGCTGCAGAAGAAATAGAGGCTTATAATGTAAATGCTCAAAATAAATTAGGCATCCAGAAAAACGAAAGCCTTGTTACAAACCTGGCCTGGAGCGTTCCGGCCCCTTACGGGCGCCCGCTGGCATCAGGCCTTGATAATGTCGTAACGTTTATTTCCGCACCCCGCCAGCAAACCTTGTTCAACAAGCTGTTTACACTCTCTACCAAAGCTGCTGACAAAGACCCCCCTTCAATTGAAAAGCCAGATCATACTACCACCAAGAAGCTCTTACCCCCGTCTTTTCAAATCGATCAAAATTTCTGGCAAAACCATTATAGTGACCTTCAAAGAAGGTTTATGGTATGGTTTTCTTCTCCTTAA